AATTATGTGTCAGGAGCAAGAATCTTTTTCGATGAAAGCCGCTACCTTTCATATATAAATTGTCTTCCTTTTCAAGAAAGAAATCTGTAGCCTTGAATCAATAGATATACATAAGTTTTATGCTGATGTTATCTATAATAAGAGTACTTGAAATTGATAGAGTTGCCATTAGATTTTCCGAGAAGAGGCAGACATTATATCACCTGTCCATTTAATCTTTCTCTGTTTATTATGTTgcttctctttttttgtcttaTTCTTATTCCAATCATTGCATTAGGATTCATTGCCAATTTATTCGGTCCTTATTTAATTTGGATGGCGCTGAACTATTTTTGTGGTACCTGGTACCTTTCATGATCAAGAAGAGCTCACATGTGACTAAATAGACATGGTGTATAGTAATTTTTTGCTTGCAGTTTTGGAAGGCGGGGTCGTGATCTGTTTGGCCTCTATGAGGCTCCGCCAGTGCTGGATGGTGAGGAGTGGTGATGTGTAGAGAAGAGAAGGGGCACCTTGCTTGAGATATCTCGATGGGGATTGGGTGCtgttgctactgctttttttTCTGAACGAGATGTGGCGGCACCGATATGGTCTGAGCAGGGGAGCACGGCAAAAATGCTAATTGCTCCCTGACTCTCTTTCATTTGATTGCAGAATATTGTGCTTACTCCCATCTCTCGCGCTCTTGCAGGCTTTCAAAAGTGAGGCTGGGGCGCGGAGGTGATGCCAAATTGGCGTGTGAATGTAAGGATTGAAATGAGATAGTTATCTTCTTTCAGTTGTTTGCTTCTGCTTATTGATAGAGATAATTATTCCCTATTTAGTAGATTCTGTCACATGTTAATATTGGGAATTATCTATGGTTCATTTGGTGTTCATATCTCCATCCTAGCGACCGCTTTGTCCATGGCGTTTTTATCGCATCCACCCAGGTTAGTATGAAACGAGAATGCACATCTATGTTGTATTTGCTGCCGTATGTTGTTTGCATCAAAAACGTTCTTTGCATGGTGAACACGGCAGCAATTCATTCTTCGAAGAAGTGAAGTGATGTAAAAAATGTGCATCGGCGGCCGCCGAGTGATCACCCGTCATTTTTCGTAGTCCTCTTAGTTATGTACTAGCACAGATGTTGCGTACGAAAGTAGGAGCAATCAAGTTGTTGTTTCTCTGACATGGAGGCAAGCTGGCCTTGTTGTGCTATGCTCATCTCAAATTTTATGCTACGTCTACTTATTTTAGCTAAACGTAGGTTTTGGCAGCAAGAAACACTTGCAAATGTATGTCTTCTTGATATAAGTATCTGTTCTAGAAGATAAATATAGATATTTATAGTGGTCACAATAACTGAATCTGTTGTGTACTACAATATTTTTATTCAGAAGAAGACATGATTATATGTTTTTATGTAGTTTTAATATCTGAGTCGAACTTTCTTAATTTGTAAAAAGATAGTTGTAATTGATTGAAGAAGCGTGTTACCTGAGAACCGAGGATCTGAGATGTGTGGTAGCTGAGACATGCATTGTTCTCGGTTATTTTAGCACCATGAGTAgcattttttttcttcaaaaagcCCGCGGGCGTTCTACTAGTTGTTTATAGGAACCTAGTTGCTAAGCTAAAGTTGACTTGATTCCAAATATTCATTTGGTTGCTCTTGTCCAATTACCTTTTGCTCTTTTGATTTGGTAATAACTGTCATTGATGCATGACCCCACTATGAGTTGCAGGTCCTATATaatattttggtttagtgcaccAATCATTCACCTTAAAGATGAAGCTATTAAGGGAAGGTAGCCAGACTACTCGCATTTCAGTGATATTGTTCCCTATTTTGAATATCATGGATGGCCTTCCATGGGATGAGTTCCCCATGTATTGCTATTGCAAAAAACTACTTGGTGGATTCTGACTAGATAATATTGTAAGTTCGTGATGAGTTTAGTGACCCTTGATATTGGTATGATATACTTATGTCATATCTAGTTGCTTATGACGAAACTAGTGATTATTTAAGGTACTGGAAGTACCCCACTGGTCGTCATGCCAATATATGTTCGTTTTTTATCCATATTAAATTTCAAACCGGTGGTGGACGGCAAGCCAACATCAGTGTCGGTGGGGATGAGAGAAAAAAATAGCAAATTTTATCAGTCGGAAGTAAATAAACCAAAGGAAGTATAGACTAAATTATTTTATATACTTCTAAACAAAGTGTAGACACAAGTATTCATGTTCCATAGGTATGTGGTCCTTTTCTTAAAGCATACTCAAGAGGGCATAGTATTGTCAACTATTATGCATCCACTGAGTAGATGCAAATGCTGGATTGCAATCAAACTTGTAGTGAGTACTCACCAGCGAAGTTGATTCCGATGGAACTAAGAGGATTTGCCGCCGGTGCAACAACTAATGTTGTATCCGTGAAACCACCCAACCAAGGACGCATGAGGAAGCTATGGGGACTCTTGATTCATAGCCGAGAGGCGCTGGGTCTAGGGCCTGCGATCCGCTGAATCCCGTGGACATCGAGGAAGATAATGTGGTGGGGAGGGCGCCGGGCGCTGGTGCTGCGAGAGGTGGGGGAAGGGCGGCGTGTAGTTGCACCCTCGATACCATTACGGTGATGTAGTGCCACTATTATTTCCTCACGAAAGGCGGAAAAAGCACTCGATGCGCTTTCTCGAAGGGCCACAACTCGGTgccagaaagaagaaagaaacccGACCGGAGGTGGGAAACCGAATCGCAGAACGCCGATGCGTTCGAAGAGAAGGAAGGAAACACGCATGCCAGCAGCGCAGAAACCACCCGCGGGCCCCGAGAACCGGAGGGAATGGAAAGGCTACGCGGTTCGGTACATGCAATGTAATAATGCACGTACTCATAATAATAACACAAATCATCTACAATCCCAAAGGAgaaaacataaacataattacCCCCCAAAAAACACATAAGAACCTTGGAAGAGACGAAGAAGAAAGTGTGCATCCCACTTGCCATTTGCCTGGCCGGCTAAAGGAGAGGAAACAGCAACGCAAGTGCCACACTCTTCCGAGTCCCCACGTACGCGGGCGGGCGCGCGCCGGAAACGGAGCAGCGAACGCACGCACACGGAGCCCGCTGCGTCCAATAAAAGTGGGGATCCCACGCACGCACGACTGCTCCGACCCCAAGTCGCTCCGTCCGTCCGGTCTCCCCTCGCCCTGGCGGAGTACGCGTAGGCAGCCGCGGCGCAACCACCACAATCTCCCCGAAAGCGAGAGGGCAGTTGCTTCGCCTTCGCCTTCGCCTCGCCCGTCCCCACCACCCACCCCACCTCCCCCCTCGCCGCCACGGTAAAGCCCCCcgctcccctcccctcccctccagCTCGGTGGTTTCTTCCATCAATCCAGGCCGCGGAGCTGCAGAAAATCCTGCTAAACCTTTCCTCCGTGTCCCTCTCCTCCAGCTCGGTGGTTTCTCCCCAGGTGCATTGCGGCGGAGCCacccccgcccgccgccgcatTGGGCGCCGCCTCGTCTTCCCCTGCCCTGCTCTGCTCTGCTGTAAGTAAAAGTAAAACACCTGCCCTGCCTTTCCAGGGGCAAAATCTAActacctccctccctccttcTGCCCGGAACCAAGATTGAGTCTTTTTTTTTTTTCCGCCCAAGAAACCCTCTTTGTTTCTTGGTTCAACAAGACCGGCATCTTCCCGTCTCGCCGCTGATCGCCTGCTGCTCTGCTCTGTTCTGCTCGCAGGGTTCATTGCCCGCCGCGGACTTCTTTTCCGAGTCTGCTGCGAATTTCGTCGAGGGTTTTTGGGGCGGATCAATGGGGCCGGCGGCGGGGGCTGTCATCGAGATCATCTCGGACGACGACGAGAAGGGGGGTCCTTTTGCTGCCAAGCCGACCGCCGACGCCCTCGAGTGGGCCTCCAGCCTCCTGCTCGACGACCTCACTGGGTTGGGGGAGGGTTTAGACGACTCCGCGGTGATACAGGAGCTCTTGTCCGCTCTCGAGGGTGAAAAGAAGGCTGCTGAtgacgacgatgacgacgacgacgacgactgCGTGATCCTGGACGGTGACCCTGATAAGCCCCTGGTCGTTGTCAAGGAGGAGAAGCCTGGGAAAGATGGGGCAGAAGAAGACTTGCAGGTTCTTTCAGAGAAAGGGGAGGTACTGATTTCTTTCTTGCCAGAAATTCCTCTATGTTACCAGGTCGCGTTTCGATTCATACATCGTTGTCGGTTTGTATGTGCGCTACATTTGACCAGCCACTTCGTTCCAGATCATACATTGTCATCTTCCTCGTTACACATACATATTGCTTTGTCATCATACATTGTCGTCTTCACTGTTAGATACATATTGCTATTTTTTGAGTCATAAATTGCCGTCAACATTTTTAGATATCGCTTCGTCAGTTCTAATATCCGTCACATTGACCAACTTCTTTTGGGAATTTTCTTATTGACCAGAATGGGTCCTATTGACATTCTGGAACTCTTCTTATGTAGGCTGATCTGTGAATATCTCTGTCTCACCTGCATATAAAATTGTTTCAGGAATCTTAGTTGCTAAGCCATACATTTGACCAGCTATTGTGTTTCGACGCATACATTGTTGTTGTCTTGTTAGATAATATTTTTGTCGGTTCGTATGTTCGTTGCATTGACAATCTGTTGCTGTTAGAGTCATGCGTCGTCATCACTAAATGATTTTTTGTCAGTTCGTCGCTGCGTTGCATTGACCAGCTATTGACATTTGGAGCTCTTTTATGTAGGCCAATTAGTGCAGATTTCTGTTTCGGTTGTATGTAAATTGTTTATAGGAATCTAAACCAAAGTTTACTTGATTCCAAACATTTATTTGGGTGCTCTTGTTCAATTACCTTTTGCTCTTCTGATTTGGTAATAACTGTCATTGATGCATGACCCCAAAATTAGTTGTGGGTCCTATATAGTATTAATATTTAGTTACATGCACCAATCAATCACCTTATTAAAGCTTATGCTATTAGGGGAAGGTAGCCAAACTACTTACATTTCAGTGATATTGTTCCCTGTTTTTGATATCATGGATGGCCTTCCATGGGATGAGTTCCCCATGGATTGTTATTGCAAAATACAATTTGGTGGGCTCTAACTGGATAACATTGTAACTTGGTGATGACTTTAGTGATCCTGGATATTGGTAGTGTATGCGTACTGTCATATCTTATAGTTGCTGAGATGATGATACTAGTGATTATTTAAGGAACTGGAAGTACCCCACTGATTGTCATGGCAATATATGTTCTTTTTTTAACCATGTTAATTATTGGGCCCTGTGCATCCAGGAGCCATCTCAAAGCTCCCAATTTTAGAAGACGTGTGGTCTTATAATTCTCTTCTATTTTCAGGTAGCATGCAGGGATTTCCCCCATCCACGTCATCTATGTGCTAGATTGCCTTTTGGAGCTGGATCTCATGCAAATCATTGCACCATGGTTAGTTAATGAATGCAAGTCTTTGCCTTCTCATCTGATCAAGTTATGGAACAGTATTGAATGCCAATTGTTCCAACACGGATGCATTACCATATTTTGCTTTTCTTCTTGATGCAGTGCCACTGTTATGTTTGTGATTCTCGTGCTCCATGCCCCTGGTGGGGCAAAGGTACCTTGCCTACTGATCATTGCCATGCTACGGATAAGGATGAAAAATGGAAGAAACAGAGGCAGTCACTCAAACGCAAGAGCGTGCCACCATCTAAGCGTGAAGGTGTCAAGAAAATGTCTCTCTCAAGCTCAACAACACCATCCTCTCAGCAATTTACAGGGCATCAGGTATCAGTTGCACAACCATATGCACCTTTGGGGAGAACCGTAAACCAACCTTCCACGGCAAGGGTTCCTGTTGCTAGTAATGTCAGTCAAAATCAGCAAAGACATCCATCTGCTTTGGGGACAAGTGTAAACCAACCTTTCGCCGGAAGAGTTCCTGTTGCAAGTAATGTCAGCAAAAATCAACAATTGAATCCATCTGCTTTGAGGACAACGGTAAGCCAACCTTCCACCGGAAGAGTCCCTGTTGCAAGTAATGTTAGCAGAAATCAACAATTGCATCCATCTGCTTTGAGGACAACTGTAAACCAACCTTCCACCGGGAGAGTTCTTGTTGCAAGTAATGTCAGCCAAAATCAACAAATGCATCCATCTGCTATGGCTGCACAGAATGCGTGGCGAGCCGCCCATCTGGCAAAAGCATCTGCTCCTGCGCCAAAAATCTCAGGCAAAACAGGGGCTGTTCCTACAGTTTATACACCCTCAAATGGTTACGTTTACCCTGCTCTTCGTAACAATGTCCCAATGCATCCAGCAACCCCGCGTGCAGTTCAGACAGTACAAGCGGCACCCGGAAGCAGGGTACTGCCAGGAGGTAACCTTATTCAGGGTTTCTCCACTCAGCGTTCTCTTGCTGCACCGGTGCAGGTTCGGCCAATGCCACATCTCCAGGCTGCTCGAAATGGATCATTTGGTACTGCTGGAATGCAGCAGCTTCGTCAGTGCTCCACGCCTGTAGCTCAGGCAACACAGCGAGTAACTGAGGCACCACAAGGCGTGCAAGACGCATCAGCTATTCAGAAGTCATGGCAGATTGCACTTGCTAACCTGGCCTCTGATCTTGGTGTGTCTGACTACAATGACGAACGACCGCCTGTTCAACAGTCTGTGAGCACTCAGCCTCTGCATCCCAGCCAGCTACTTGCTCAACCAAAGGCAGTCCAGGGGGGTGAGACTCTGGTGGCAGCGCACATGAGGCCTTCCAATGGTCCTCCTCAGCCGGATAGCAAATCTGGAGACAGTGTTGTCCCTATGCAGAAAACACAAGCCTTGTGCGTACTGAATTCCCAGAGCAGCCTTACCTCAAGTGAATCTTCTCTGAATAGCTTAGTAGCTAAACCTGCCATGGAACATTGAGCCTCTGCTGAACCATATTCTTGATACCCTTTTTTGTGCTCTTACATGTCCAAATTACAAATATACTCCGTGTTTCATAGCTGAGAAACTTACTCGTGTGGCCTATCCTAGAAGAGTAGAAAGGGCACTCCTTTAAGAAAGTGAAGTGCTGTAGTGTTTGGGATTTCTGATGTAATGGCTTAAGACTCCGAATTAATGGTCAATTTTTCAGTGATTTTTTGTTCATGATAGTTATTGATGTGTTTCTTCTTCATATCATGCGCTTTGTTCCTCTGTTTGCTCAGGTTTCGTGTTTGTGCTGGAATAGGCATGTTCCCTTTCTCCAGTTTTTATTGTTCACGTACGTAACCTTTCATTACTTTGACATGTGTCTGATATTTGA
This genomic window from Aegilops tauschii subsp. strangulata cultivar AL8/78 chromosome 4, Aet v6.0, whole genome shotgun sequence contains:
- the LOC109783212 gene encoding uncharacterized protein, whose protein sequence is MGPAAGAVIEIISDDDEKGGPFAAKPTADALEWASSLLLDDLTGLGEGLDDSAVIQELLSALEGEKKAADDDDDDDDDDCVILDGDPDKPLVVVKEEKPGKDGAEEDLQVLSEKGEVACRDFPHPRHLCARLPFGAGSHANHCTMCHCYVCDSRAPCPWWGKGTLPTDHCHATDKDEKWKKQRQSLKRKSVPPSKREGVKKMSLSSSTTPSSQQFTGHQVSVAQPYAPLGRTVNQPSTARVPVASNVSQNQQRHPSALGTSVNQPFAGRVPVASNVSKNQQLNPSALRTTVSQPSTGRVPVASNVSRNQQLHPSALRTTVNQPSTGRVLVASNVSQNQQMHPSAMAAQNAWRAAHLAKASAPAPKISGKTGAVPTVYTPSNGYVYPALRNNVPMHPATPRAVQTVQAAPGSRVLPGGNLIQGFSTQRSLAAPVQVRPMPHLQAARNGSFGTAGMQQLRQCSTPVAQATQRVTEAPQGVQDASAIQKSWQIALANLASDLGVSDYNDERPPVQQSVSTQPLHPSQLLAQPKAVQGGETLVAAHMRPSNGPPQPDSKSGDSVVPMQKTQALCVLNSQSSLTSSESSLNSLVAKPAMEH